The following proteins are encoded in a genomic region of Oryzias latipes chromosome 17, ASM223467v1:
- the LOC110013773 gene encoding corepressor interacting with RBPJ 1-like: MNTRSGAGRAKSPELKKSMKRKQTDEARLPDLAEVSPTAQLVTKQQQQAIKKLTEKIQRQEELIKELSAEKDFLKEQLAKHPPQASTNDIMLHGKQQKTSQVQSSSSASSSSSYSDSSDSSCSDSSCDSSSESSSSDEEKKKKKKNGKKKKGTPKKKKKRGKCYGER, translated from the exons ATGAACACCCGTTCTGGAGCTGGAAGGGCGAAGTCGCCCGAGCTGAAGAAAAGCATGAAGAGGAAGCAAACAGACGAAGCACGTCTCCCTG ATCTGGCTGAAGTGTCACCTACTGCCCAGCTTGTtacaaaacaacagcaacaagcCATCAAAAAGCTGACAGAAAAAATTCAGAGGCAGGAGGAGCTCATCAAAGAGCTGTCAGCAGAAAAAGATTTTCTGAAAGAACAGCTAG CTAAACATCCTCCACAAGCCTCCACAAATGACATAATGCTGCAtgggaaacaacaaaaaacttccCAAGTTCAGTCAAGTTCATCTGCAAGTTCATCGAGCAGTTATTCAGACTCGAGTGACTCTTCATGCAGCGATTCTTCATGTGACTCTTCCTCTGAGTCTTCATCTTCAGatgaagagaagaagaagaagaagaagaatggaaagaagaagaaaggaacaccaaaaaagaagaaaaaaagaggcaagTGTTATGGTGAGCGGTAG
- the LOC111949123 gene encoding immunoglobulin lambda-1 light chain-like produces MLFLPAALCCLCSALVAMAAELIQEDLTLTRRVGQSVSFSCGGIRECGSSFRFWYQKKETEAFKIILYFLEGSCGINKPYNHPQQDDFNAENTQSGCELKINKVKVDHSASYYCSCYKYYYYIFGPGTGLFVTDESVVKPVVSVYPAASRVHVEGSSSLLCLASAMFPPVVQFSWKRQKNNGPLEDLTSEEQLDLRESGHSASILLVHQQEDSSYEYICSVKHEGGTVEAQTQQEVPALPSAGSTAAPTSHPAAPTSHPASSSILAEGTASVPPLDLVKLSFQSECRVKLLCLLYSVLIVKSLVYCCGLSLLMILRNKGASTNSRHAE; encoded by the exons ATGCTTTTCCTCCCAGCTGCTCTGTGCTgtctgtgttcag cactggttgccatggcagcaGAGCTGATTCAGGAGGATTTAACATTGACCAGGAGAGTTGGTCAAAGTGTCTCTTTCAGCTGTGGAGGAATTCGGGAGTGTGGTAGCAGCTTCAGATTCTGGTACCAGAAGAAAGAAACAGaagcatttaaaataattctttattttcttgaagGCAGTTGTGGAATCAATAAACCTTATAATCATCCTCAACAAGATGATTTCAATGCTGAAAACACCCAGAGTGGATGTGAATTGAAGATCAACAAAGTCAAAGTGGATCATTCAGCCTCCTACTACTGCAGCTGCTATAAATACTAT TATTACATCTTTGGACCTGGAACTGGACTGTTTGTAACGG ATGAGTCCGTAGTGAAGCCCGTGGTGAGCGTGTACCCAGCAGCATCCAGAGTCCATGTGGAGGGGAGCAGCTCCCTGCTGTGTCTGGCCTCAGCCATGTTTCCTCCTGTGGTCCAGTTCTCCTGGAAAAGACAGAAGAACAACGGACCACTGGAGGACCTGACCTCTGAAGAGCAGCTGGATCTCAGAGAGTCGGGACACAGCGCCTCCATCCTGCTGGTTCATCAGCAAGAGGACAGCTCCTATGAATACATCTGCTCCGTCAAACATGAGGGGGGCACAGTGGAGGCCCAAACACAACAAG aGGTTCCTGCACTTCCATCTGCAGGTTCCACAGCAGCTCCAACATCCCATCCAGCAGCTCCAACATCCCATCCAGCATCTTCCAGCATTCTAGCAGAGGGAACAGCCTCTGTTCCTCCTCTGGACCTGGTGAAGCTGTCCTTCCAGTCTGAGTGCAGGGTGAAGCTGCTCTGCCTGCTGTACTCAGTGCTGATAGTGAAGAGTCTGGTGTACTGCTGTGGACTCTCTCTGCTGATGATCCTCAGAAACAAGGGAGCATCCACCAACTCCAGACATGCTGAATGA